The following proteins come from a genomic window of Canis aureus isolate CA01 chromosome 3, VMU_Caureus_v.1.0, whole genome shotgun sequence:
- the LOC144311488 gene encoding prostate and testis expressed protein 13-like isoform X3, which produces MGPRMFPLLLLCIFTVLLMDEGDRVWTAKLIRSCYQCAHFDGYRCRSGLKKCWKFNLMIHNRSCSTEHYYYTDRITDFDCAIQQQRTVCM; this is translated from the exons ATGGGCCCCAGGATGTTCCCATTGCTTCTGCTGTGCATATTCACAGTGCTCTTGATGGATGAAG GAGACAGAGTGTGGACAGCGAAAT TGATTCGATCTTGCTATCAATGTGCCCACTTTGATGGATACAGATGCCGCAGTGGCTTGAAAAAGTGCTGGAAGTTCAATCTAATGATTCATAACAGGAGTTGTTCCACAGAACACTACTACTACACTGATCGAATTACAG ATTTTGATTGTGCAATCCAGCAACAGAGAACAGTCTGTATGTAA
- the LOC144311488 gene encoding prostate and testis expressed protein 13-like isoform X1 — MGPRMFPLLLLCIFTVLLMDEGDRVWTAKLIRSCYQCAHFDGYRCRSGLKKCWKFNLMIHNRSCSTEHYYYTDRITGRALYRYTRLSCKVCEEGMVQVFHDLLKETFCCSHDNLCNNGNINLDTTLKFGVGVDNMTDLITHK, encoded by the exons ATGGGCCCCAGGATGTTCCCATTGCTTCTGCTGTGCATATTCACAGTGCTCTTGATGGATGAAG GAGACAGAGTGTGGACAGCGAAAT TGATTCGATCTTGCTATCAATGTGCCCACTTTGATGGATACAGATGCCGCAGTGGCTTGAAAAAGTGCTGGAAGTTCAATCTAATGATTCATAACAGGAGTTGTTCCACAGAACACTACTACTACACTGATCGAATTACAG ggAGAGCCCTGTATCGTTATACACGATTGTCTTGTAAAGTTTGTGAAGAGGGAATGGTCCAAGTATTCCATGACTTACTGAAAGAAACATTTTGCTGCAGTCATGATAACTTGTGTAATAATGGCAACATAAATTTAGATACTACACTGAAATTTGGAGTGGGGGTAGATAACATGACTGATTTGATAacacataaataa
- the LOC144311488 gene encoding prostate and testis expressed protein 13-like isoform X2 yields the protein MGPRMFPLLLLCIFTVLLMDEGDRVWTAKLIRSCYQCAHFDGYRCRSGLKKCWKFNLMIHNRSCSTEHYYYTDRITGTICSLKHIELGTPGWLRG from the exons ATGGGCCCCAGGATGTTCCCATTGCTTCTGCTGTGCATATTCACAGTGCTCTTGATGGATGAAG GAGACAGAGTGTGGACAGCGAAAT TGATTCGATCTTGCTATCAATGTGCCCACTTTGATGGATACAGATGCCGCAGTGGCTTGAAAAAGTGCTGGAAGTTCAATCTAATGATTCATAACAGGAGTTGTTCCACAGAACACTACTACTACACTGATCGAATTACAG GAACAATATGTTCATTAAAACATATTgagttggggacgcctgggtggctcagaggttga
- the LOC144311488 gene encoding prostate and testis expressed protein 13-like isoform X5 — MGPRMFPLLLLCIFTVLLMDEGDRVWTAKLIRSCYQCAHFDGYRCRSGLKKCWKFNLMIHNRSCSTEHYYYTDRITERPR, encoded by the exons ATGGGCCCCAGGATGTTCCCATTGCTTCTGCTGTGCATATTCACAGTGCTCTTGATGGATGAAG GAGACAGAGTGTGGACAGCGAAAT TGATTCGATCTTGCTATCAATGTGCCCACTTTGATGGATACAGATGCCGCAGTGGCTTGAAAAAGTGCTGGAAGTTCAATCTAATGATTCATAACAGGAGTTGTTCCACAGAACACTACTACTACACTGATCGAATTACAG AGAGACCTCGATGA
- the LOC144311488 gene encoding prostate and testis expressed protein 13-like isoform X4, whose amino-acid sequence MGPRMFPLLLLCIFTVLLMDEGDRVWTAKLIRSCYQCAHFDGYRCRSGLKKCWKFNLMIHNRSCSTEHYYYTDRITAFCLAHDDVLNI is encoded by the exons ATGGGCCCCAGGATGTTCCCATTGCTTCTGCTGTGCATATTCACAGTGCTCTTGATGGATGAAG GAGACAGAGTGTGGACAGCGAAAT TGATTCGATCTTGCTATCAATGTGCCCACTTTGATGGATACAGATGCCGCAGTGGCTTGAAAAAGTGCTGGAAGTTCAATCTAATGATTCATAACAGGAGTTGTTCCACAGAACACTACTACTACACTGATCGAATTACAG CATTCTGCTTGGCACACGATGATGTGCTGAACATATGA
- the PATE3 gene encoding prostate and testis expressed protein 3: MDKHFLMVFSLFCCIVGLDNSSSFYSSPGLTPAPRSPAVTPLTCMTCHLRTRTDRCRRGFGICVAQKFESCMTLKIFQDNILQLSYMVCQKFCRDLTFDFNNRTYVHKCCKINYCNFKNEQREVGQGVGMTG; the protein is encoded by the exons ATGGACAAACACTTCTTGATGGTCTTCTCCCTTTTCTGCTGCATTGTAG GTCTAGACAACTCTAGCTCCTTCTACAGTTCCCCTGGTCTCACACCAGCTCCACGCTCTCCAGCAGTGACACCGCTCACATGCATGACATGCCACCTTCGCACAAGGACAGATCGCTGCAGGAGAGGCTTTGGTATCTGTGTTGCTCAGAAGTTCGAGTCATGCATGACTTTAAAGATCTTCCAGG ATAACATTCTGCAATTATCGTATATGGTGTGTCAGAAATTCTGCAGAGACTTGACATTTGATTTCAACAATCGGACTTATGTTCATAAATGCTGCAAGATCAATTATTGTAACTTCAAAAACGAACAAAGGGAGgtgggccagggggtggggatgactggatga